Proteins encoded within one genomic window of Mycolicibacterium monacense:
- the pgm gene encoding phosphoglucomutase (alpha-D-glucose-1,6-bisphosphate-dependent), producing the protein MAANPRAGQPAQPEDLIDVAQVVTAYYAVQPDPEDVAQQVTFGTSGHRGSSLDAAFNEAHILATTQAIVEYRAAQGTTGPLFIGRDTHALSEPAWTSALEVLAANDVVAMVDSAGRYTPTPAVSHAILAFNRGREADLADGIVVTPSHNPPRDGGFKYNPPNGGPADTDATGAIARRANEILRNGLRDVKRVPLARALQTAQRHDYLDAYIADLPNVVNLHAIRAEGVRIGADPLGGASVDYWGAIAERHDLDLTVVNPLVDATWRFMTLDGDGKIRMDCSSPNAMASLIGKIGDYQIATGNDADSDRHGIVTPDGGLMNPNHYLAVAIDYLFTHRPDWPSATAVGKTAVSSSIIDRVVEGLGRTLREVPVGFKWFVDGLIGGTIGFGGEESAGASFLRTDGTVWTTDKDGIILALLASEILAVTGSTPSQRYGELAEKYGAPTYARIDAPADREQKARLAKLSPEQVTATELAGEPITAKLTAAPGNNAPLGGLKVTTENAWFAARPSGTEDVYKIYAESFKGPEHLAEVQEAAREVVAAVIS; encoded by the coding sequence ATGGCGGCCAACCCCCGCGCCGGGCAGCCGGCGCAACCCGAAGACCTCATCGACGTCGCGCAGGTCGTGACGGCCTACTACGCCGTGCAGCCCGATCCGGAGGACGTCGCCCAGCAGGTGACGTTCGGCACGTCCGGGCACCGCGGTTCGAGCCTGGACGCGGCGTTCAACGAAGCGCACATCCTGGCGACCACGCAGGCGATCGTCGAGTACCGCGCGGCGCAGGGCACGACCGGCCCGCTGTTCATCGGCCGCGACACCCACGCGCTCTCGGAACCGGCGTGGACCTCGGCGCTCGAGGTGTTGGCCGCCAATGATGTTGTGGCGATGGTCGATTCGGCCGGCCGCTACACGCCGACCCCCGCGGTCAGCCACGCCATCCTGGCCTTCAACCGGGGCCGGGAGGCCGATCTCGCCGACGGCATCGTCGTCACCCCGAGTCACAATCCGCCGCGCGACGGGGGCTTCAAGTACAACCCGCCCAACGGCGGGCCCGCCGACACCGACGCCACCGGCGCGATCGCCAGACGGGCGAACGAGATCCTGCGCAACGGGCTGCGCGACGTGAAGCGGGTGCCGCTCGCGCGGGCCCTGCAGACCGCGCAGCGCCACGACTACCTCGATGCCTACATCGCGGACCTGCCCAACGTGGTCAACCTGCACGCGATCCGCGCCGAGGGGGTGCGCATCGGCGCCGATCCCCTCGGCGGCGCCAGCGTCGACTACTGGGGCGCGATCGCAGAACGCCACGATCTCGACCTCACCGTGGTCAACCCACTGGTGGACGCGACGTGGCGGTTCATGACCCTCGACGGGGACGGCAAGATCCGCATGGACTGCAGTTCGCCGAATGCGATGGCCTCCCTGATCGGAAAGATCGGCGACTATCAGATCGCCACCGGTAACGACGCCGACTCCGACCGGCACGGCATCGTCACCCCCGACGGCGGGCTGATGAACCCCAACCACTACCTCGCGGTGGCGATCGACTATCTGTTCACCCACCGGCCCGACTGGCCGTCGGCGACGGCGGTGGGCAAGACCGCCGTGAGCTCGTCGATCATCGACCGCGTGGTCGAGGGTCTGGGCCGCACCCTGCGGGAGGTGCCGGTCGGGTTCAAGTGGTTCGTCGACGGGCTGATCGGCGGGACAATCGGATTCGGCGGTGAGGAGAGCGCGGGGGCGTCGTTCCTGCGCACCGACGGCACCGTGTGGACGACGGACAAGGACGGCATCATCCTGGCGCTGCTGGCCTCGGAGATCCTCGCGGTGACGGGGTCGACGCCGTCGCAGCGGTACGGCGAGCTCGCCGAGAAGTACGGCGCGCCGACCTATGCGCGCATCGATGCGCCGGCCGACCGCGAGCAGAAGGCGCGGCTGGCCAAACTCTCACCCGAGCAGGTCACCGCCACCGAGCTGGCCGGCGAGCCGATCACCGCGAAACTGACGGCCGCGCCGGGTAACAACGCGCCGCTGGGCGGGCTGAAGGTGACCACCGAGAACGCATGGTTCGCCGCGCGCCCGTCGGGCACCGAGGACGTGTACAAGATCTACGCGGAGTCCTTCAAGGGGCCCGAGCACCTCGCCGAGGTGCAGGAGGCCGCCCGCGAAGTGGTGGCGGCGGTCATCTCATGA
- the crcB gene encoding fluoride efflux transporter CrcB: MIVWAGVMFLGGAGAVCRFLLDRRVTSAVGRPFPFGTLAVNVSGAFLLGFLGGLALSPHLALLMGTAFIGSYTTFSTWMLETQRLAEERRGWPAAANVVGSVVAGLAAAAAGLWLGSLL, encoded by the coding sequence ATGATCGTGTGGGCGGGGGTGATGTTCCTCGGCGGGGCCGGGGCGGTGTGCCGCTTTCTGCTGGACCGCCGCGTCACGTCGGCGGTGGGACGACCGTTCCCGTTCGGCACACTGGCGGTCAACGTCAGCGGGGCGTTCCTCCTGGGCTTCCTCGGCGGGCTGGCGCTGAGCCCGCATCTCGCACTGTTGATGGGCACGGCGTTCATCGGGTCCTACACGACCTTCTCGACCTGGATGCTGGAGACCCAACGCCTCGCCGAGGAGCGCCGTGGGTGGCCGGCCGCCGCGAACGTTGTCGGCAGCGTCGTTGCGGGTCTGGCCGCCGCGGCGGCGGGGCTGTGGCTCGGGAGCCTGCTGTGA
- a CDS encoding DUF190 domain-containing protein yields MNDDLTKLTAYFGERQRSGDRFTADALLDLYGSASVATSIVIRGIAGFGPRHELRSDVTLTGSEDPPIAVVAVDSSAKMRELASRTVDFVSRGLVTRESVRSADGPMPSGPLTRLTVYVRRGQRISGVLAYVAVCDVLRRHGFHSATAYLGVDGTADGQRRRATFFSRNLEVPAMVVGMGPTARAVEAIDVLRATPGLQMLTVEAVNTCVLAGRPVAPPPDTTGHHMHRKLTVQTSASAMHDGIPVHRELISRLRDLHSSAGATVFRGVWGFQGGEAALSDSLLRVGRRVPVTTVVVDTPERITAGVQVAEEVTARHGVVTVESVPGAVWIDGGVRRGAL; encoded by the coding sequence GTGAACGACGATCTGACGAAGTTGACGGCCTACTTCGGGGAGCGACAGCGCAGCGGTGACCGGTTCACCGCCGACGCGCTGCTCGACCTGTACGGTTCCGCGTCGGTGGCGACCAGCATCGTGATCCGCGGGATCGCGGGGTTCGGGCCACGGCATGAGCTGCGAAGCGACGTCACGCTCACCGGGTCCGAGGATCCGCCCATCGCGGTAGTCGCGGTCGACAGTTCCGCGAAGATGCGCGAGTTGGCTTCGCGGACAGTCGATTTCGTCTCCCGCGGCCTGGTCACGCGGGAGTCCGTGCGGTCGGCGGACGGACCGATGCCGAGCGGACCGCTGACCCGGTTGACGGTCTATGTCCGTCGGGGGCAGCGCATCTCGGGGGTGCTCGCCTACGTGGCCGTCTGCGACGTGTTGCGCCGTCACGGATTCCACTCCGCGACCGCCTACCTCGGGGTGGACGGCACCGCGGACGGACAGCGACGACGCGCCACGTTCTTCAGCCGCAACCTCGAGGTGCCGGCGATGGTCGTGGGGATGGGGCCGACCGCGAGGGCCGTCGAGGCGATCGACGTCCTGCGCGCCACACCGGGTCTGCAGATGCTGACCGTCGAGGCCGTGAACACATGCGTGCTCGCCGGCCGGCCGGTCGCACCGCCACCCGACACCACAGGTCACCACATGCACCGGAAGCTGACCGTGCAGACGTCCGCCTCGGCGATGCACGACGGCATCCCGGTACATCGCGAGCTGATCTCCCGGCTGCGCGACCTGCACTCGAGCGCCGGGGCCACTGTGTTCCGCGGGGTGTGGGGATTTCAGGGCGGCGAGGCGGCGCTGTCGGACAGCCTGCTGCGCGTCGGGCGCCGGGTTCCGGTCACCACGGTCGTGGTCGACACCCCGGAGCGCATCACGGCCGGCGTGCAGGTGGCCGAGGAGGTCACCGCGCGGCACGGTGTGGTCACCGTCGAATCGGTGCCGGGAGCGGTGTGGATCGACGGCGGGGTCCGCCGCGGCGCGCTGTGA
- the crcB gene encoding fluoride efflux transporter CrcB yields MPRFDGRELAAVFVGGALGTLARAGLEELAAPDPGRWPWPTFTVNIVGAFLLGYFTTRLLERLPVSSYRRPLLGTGLCGGLTTFSTMQVETVRMLERGHVGLAVGYTAASLAAGLAAVVIATALVRRARIRR; encoded by the coding sequence ATGCCCCGTTTCGACGGTCGGGAACTGGCCGCGGTCTTCGTCGGCGGCGCGCTGGGCACGCTGGCGCGGGCGGGGTTGGAGGAACTCGCCGCACCGGACCCGGGCCGGTGGCCGTGGCCGACGTTCACCGTCAACATCGTGGGCGCATTCCTGCTCGGCTACTTCACCACGAGGCTGCTCGAACGGCTGCCGGTGTCGAGCTACCGCCGCCCGCTTCTGGGCACCGGACTGTGCGGCGGTCTGACGACATTCTCGACGATGCAGGTCGAGACGGTCCGGATGCTCGAGCGCGGCCACGTCGGGCTCGCGGTCGGTTACACCGCCGCCAGCCTGGCCGCCGGGCTCGCTGCGGTCGTCATCGCCACCGCGCTGGTCAGACGTGCGCGGATCCGCCGATGA
- a CDS encoding MFS transporter, with protein sequence MSSRTEGDCPAKTTKQRLPREVWVLVVANVVVALGYGVVAPVLPQYARHFGVSISAATFVITAFAVMRLVGAPAAGLFVQRLGERRVYVSGLIIVALSTAACAFAETYWQLLLFRSLGGVGSAMFTVSSLGLMIRISPPDARGRVAGLFSSGFMIGSVGGPILGSLTAGLGLSAPFVIYGAALLVAAAVVFISLRNSAVVGRADEAVETPVPFRAVIRHRAYQAALFSNFATGWASFGLRIALVPLFVVEVLGRGPGAAGLALTAFAVGNISVVIPSGYLSDRLGRRKLLIFGLALAAVSTALVGFTTSMPVFLAAAYVAGAATGVFVSPQQAAVADVVGNKSRGGTAVATFQMMADFGSIGGSLLVGLIAQYTSFGWAFLISGVILGVAAVGWIFAPETRPRSSTEHTGARPLGPEAGGEVP encoded by the coding sequence GTGAGTTCACGGACGGAGGGCGACTGTCCGGCGAAAACGACGAAGCAGCGGTTGCCCCGCGAAGTCTGGGTGCTCGTCGTCGCCAACGTCGTCGTCGCGCTCGGCTACGGCGTGGTGGCCCCGGTGCTGCCGCAGTACGCCCGGCACTTCGGGGTCAGTATCAGCGCGGCGACGTTCGTCATCACCGCCTTCGCGGTGATGCGCCTGGTCGGGGCGCCGGCGGCCGGGCTGTTCGTTCAGCGGCTGGGGGAGCGGCGGGTCTACGTCAGTGGCCTGATCATCGTGGCGTTGTCGACCGCGGCGTGCGCATTCGCCGAAACCTATTGGCAACTCCTGCTGTTCCGATCGCTGGGCGGCGTCGGGTCCGCGATGTTCACCGTCTCGTCGCTGGGGCTGATGATCCGGATCTCGCCCCCCGATGCGCGGGGCCGCGTCGCGGGGCTGTTCTCGTCGGGCTTCATGATCGGCTCGGTGGGCGGTCCGATACTCGGAAGTCTCACCGCCGGGCTGGGGTTGTCGGCGCCGTTCGTCATCTATGGGGCGGCGCTGTTGGTGGCCGCGGCGGTGGTGTTCATCAGCCTGCGCAACTCCGCCGTGGTCGGCCGGGCCGACGAAGCGGTCGAAACTCCGGTGCCGTTCCGGGCGGTGATCCGGCACCGGGCCTACCAGGCGGCGCTGTTCTCCAATTTCGCGACGGGGTGGGCGTCGTTCGGCCTGCGGATCGCGCTGGTGCCGCTGTTCGTCGTGGAGGTGCTGGGCCGCGGGCCCGGCGCGGCCGGTCTGGCGCTCACGGCGTTTGCGGTCGGCAACATTTCTGTCGTCATACCCAGCGGGTACCTGTCGGACCGTCTCGGCCGGCGCAAACTGCTGATCTTCGGGCTGGCGTTGGCGGCGGTGTCGACCGCGCTGGTGGGTTTCACGACGTCGATGCCGGTGTTCCTGGCCGCCGCCTACGTGGCCGGCGCGGCCACCGGGGTGTTCGTCTCACCGCAGCAGGCCGCGGTGGCCGACGTGGTGGGCAACAAGTCGCGGGGCGGGACCGCGGTCGCGACCTTCCAGATGATGGCCGACTTCGGCTCGATCGGCGGTTCGCTGCTGGTCGGCCTGATCGCCCAGTACACCTCGTTCGGGTGGGCGTTCCTGATCAGCGGTGTCATCCTCGGTGTGGCGGCGGTGGGCTGGATCTTCGCGCCCGAGACCAGGCCCCGCTCGTCCACCGAGCACACCGGTGCCCGACCGCTGGGACCGGAGGCCGGTGGCGAAGTGCCGTGA